One part of the Cyclobacteriaceae bacterium genome encodes these proteins:
- a CDS encoding sigma-70 family RNA polymerase sigma factor gives MLNEQELIEGCRKGSRASQQALYDRYCKKLMVVCLRYSKSSAEAEDILQEGFVKVFQGLDGFRQDAKLETWMTRIMVNTALNHHRKKLYLFPMVDIEKTDLPEDEMGVSNLHFTELLTMIQSLPQGCQVVFNLFAIEGYSHKEIADMLGISEGTSKSQYARARGLLQEKLKKESSQYRVYGEGKF, from the coding sequence ATGCTCAATGAACAGGAGCTTATTGAAGGGTGCCGGAAGGGTAGCAGGGCCTCACAGCAGGCTTTGTACGATCGTTATTGCAAAAAATTGATGGTGGTGTGTCTTCGGTATTCCAAGTCAAGTGCTGAGGCCGAAGACATTTTACAAGAGGGCTTTGTTAAGGTTTTTCAAGGGTTAGACGGTTTTAGGCAAGACGCTAAACTTGAAACGTGGATGACGAGGATTATGGTGAACACGGCCCTCAACCACCATCGCAAAAAGCTTTACCTCTTTCCGATGGTAGATATTGAAAAGACAGATCTCCCGGAAGACGAAATGGGTGTATCAAATTTACATTTCACCGAACTGCTCACCATGATCCAATCGCTTCCGCAAGGATGCCAGGTTGTGTTTAACCTTTTTGCCATAGAAGGTTATAGCCATAAAGAAATTGCAGACATGCTCGGTATTTCAGAGGGAACCTCAAAGTCGCAGTATGCGCGCGCCCGTGGTTTATTACAAGAAAAGCTGAAGAAGGAATCATCACAGTATAGAGTATATGGAGAAGGGAAATTTTGA
- a CDS encoding NADP-dependent isocitrate dehydrogenase — translation MTRITVAKGDGVGPEIMDATLAIIKAAGANIEIDEIEVGEKVYLSGNTSGIAKESWDIIRRNKIFLKAPITTPQGGGYKSLNVTTRKFLGLYANIRPCISLHPFVKTKHPIMDVVIVRENEEDLYAGIEHQQTDEVVQCLKLISRPGCEKIVHYAFEYAKQYGRKKVTCFTKDNIMKQTDGLFHQVFDEIAKEYPEIENEHWIIDIGAAKMADTPEAFDVIVMPNLYGDVLSDVAAQIAGSVGLAGSANIGEQCAMFEAIHGSAPRRAGQNMANPSGLLQGAIMMLNHIGQTDVAEKVQNAWLKTIEDGIHTYDIYKEETSKKKVGTNEFADAVIANLGKKPSQLKAVTYAKNATLNLKKYSRKAPAKKELVGVDLFVHWSGTSADELAKIIQPVQLADVTLSMITNRGIKVWPEGFEETFCTDHWRCRFKPKDGLLKKNDIIQLLQRATDANIDIVKTENLYHFDGKAAYSLGQGQ, via the coding sequence ATGACACGAATAACAGTTGCGAAAGGCGATGGTGTCGGCCCGGAAATTATGGATGCCACACTCGCCATCATTAAGGCTGCCGGTGCAAATATTGAGATTGATGAAATTGAAGTTGGTGAAAAAGTATACCTGTCGGGTAATACTTCCGGCATAGCAAAAGAATCGTGGGATATTATACGCAGGAATAAAATATTCCTGAAAGCTCCTATTACTACTCCTCAAGGCGGTGGATACAAAAGCCTTAATGTAACTACCCGGAAATTTCTGGGCTTGTATGCCAATATCCGCCCTTGCATTAGCCTGCATCCTTTCGTTAAGACCAAGCATCCTATAATGGATGTTGTTATCGTGCGCGAGAATGAAGAAGATTTGTACGCAGGTATTGAGCACCAGCAAACCGATGAAGTGGTACAATGTTTAAAACTGATCAGTCGTCCTGGTTGTGAGAAAATTGTACATTACGCCTTTGAATATGCAAAACAATATGGCCGTAAAAAAGTAACCTGCTTTACAAAGGACAATATCATGAAGCAAACCGATGGGTTGTTTCACCAGGTGTTTGATGAAATCGCCAAAGAATACCCGGAAATTGAAAATGAACATTGGATCATCGATATAGGGGCTGCAAAAATGGCCGATACGCCAGAGGCTTTTGATGTGATCGTAATGCCTAACCTTTATGGGGATGTTCTTTCCGATGTAGCCGCGCAAATTGCGGGTTCAGTGGGCTTGGCTGGTTCAGCAAATATTGGTGAGCAATGCGCCATGTTCGAAGCGATCCACGGTTCTGCGCCACGGAGGGCGGGTCAGAATATGGCTAATCCGTCAGGGCTCCTGCAAGGTGCTATTATGATGTTAAATCACATCGGCCAAACCGATGTTGCGGAGAAAGTACAAAACGCCTGGTTAAAAACTATTGAAGACGGCATTCATACCTACGATATCTACAAGGAAGAGACTAGCAAGAAAAAAGTAGGCACCAACGAGTTTGCCGATGCCGTAATCGCTAACCTCGGCAAAAAGCCATCGCAATTGAAGGCGGTTACCTATGCAAAAAATGCAACACTGAACCTTAAGAAATATAGCCGTAAAGCTCCGGCTAAGAAGGAACTTGTTGGTGTTGATTTATTCGTTCACTGGAGCGGTACTTCGGCTGATGAGTTGGCAAAAATCATCCAACCCGTTCAATTAGCAGATGTAACGTTATCCATGATTACCAACCGCGGCATAAAGGTTTGGCCCGAAGGTTTTGAGGAAACCTTTTGTACCGACCATTGGCGTTGCCGGTTCAAACCCAAAGATGGTTTACTGAAGAAAAATGATATTATCCAATTGTTGCAGCGCGCAACGGATGCTAATATCGATATTGTCAAAACAGAAAATCTTTATCACTTCGATGGTAAAGCAGCTTATTCATTAGGGCAAGGCCAATAA
- a CDS encoding ABC-F family ATP-binding cassette domain-containing protein, which produces MLSITNLSYFIGGRALYENANMFIKPKDKIGLIGLNGRGKSTLLKLINGELTPDSGSISKSNECSLGFLNQDLLSYQTDDSILTVAMGAFKEVVDMERQMEVLIHKLETEYKEALVEKLSKLQETYDHLGGYGLQAKAEEVLEGIGFTTADLHRPLKEFSGGWRMRVMLAKLLLEKPALLMLDEPTNHLDLPSIEWVEEYLRNYDGAVIIVSHDRRFLDNVVTKIVDVTQQQLITYEGNYSFYLEEKELREEIQQNAYENQQQKIRQTERFIERFRAKATKARQVQSRVKALDRMEKIEEVVNDTATVNFRFTFNQQPGRYIVTLDNLSKAYGQLQILKNTSISIERGDKIALIGANGKGKSTLLRIIAGTEPIEGNRTLGYNVIQGFFAQHQLESLHLENEMLDELKQAGSGKTEQQLRNVLGCFLFSDEDQFKKIKVLSGGEKSRVALAKTLISEANFLMLDEPTNHLDFISENILIQALQQYQGTFVVVSHNRHFISQVANKIWYIEDYQIKQYPGTYEEYDYWKKRREAENKIQHDAPKPGKPEKKQEQPVASAKPSNGQSLKPLQRELDKVEQKIEQLTAEKNKLEEQMTRPEVFSNYEKLNDVQVAFDKVATALDEANSQWEKIALELDERSKSV; this is translated from the coding sequence ATGCTATCGATAACTAACCTTTCATACTTTATAGGAGGGCGCGCCCTCTACGAAAACGCCAATATGTTCATTAAGCCGAAAGACAAAATAGGGCTTATTGGGCTAAATGGCCGGGGAAAATCAACCTTATTGAAGCTGATTAACGGTGAATTAACCCCCGATTCAGGTAGCATTAGCAAAAGCAACGAATGCTCCCTGGGATTCCTCAACCAAGACCTGCTCTCCTACCAAACGGATGATTCCATCCTTACGGTTGCCATGGGGGCTTTTAAAGAAGTGGTGGATATGGAAAGGCAAATGGAGGTACTCATTCACAAGCTGGAAACAGAATATAAGGAAGCCCTGGTAGAAAAACTTTCGAAACTGCAAGAAACGTACGACCACCTTGGTGGTTACGGATTACAAGCCAAAGCGGAAGAAGTGCTGGAAGGGATTGGCTTTACCACAGCCGATTTACACCGGCCCTTAAAAGAGTTTTCAGGGGGTTGGCGAATGCGGGTAATGCTGGCCAAACTTTTATTGGAGAAGCCCGCGTTATTGATGCTGGATGAGCCCACCAACCACCTTGATTTACCTTCTATCGAATGGGTGGAAGAATACTTAAGGAATTATGATGGTGCAGTAATCATCGTATCGCACGACAGACGATTTTTAGATAATGTGGTAACAAAAATTGTTGATGTTACCCAGCAGCAACTGATCACCTATGAAGGCAACTATTCCTTTTATTTAGAAGAAAAAGAATTACGCGAAGAGATACAGCAAAACGCTTACGAAAACCAGCAACAAAAAATACGACAGACCGAGCGCTTTATTGAACGCTTTCGGGCAAAAGCCACTAAGGCGCGCCAGGTGCAATCGCGGGTAAAAGCGCTCGACCGGATGGAGAAAATTGAAGAAGTGGTGAACGATACCGCTACGGTAAATTTCAGGTTCACCTTTAACCAGCAACCGGGTCGCTATATTGTTACGCTGGACAACCTATCCAAGGCTTATGGCCAGCTTCAAATACTAAAAAATACTTCCATCTCCATTGAGCGCGGTGATAAAATAGCGCTGATCGGTGCTAACGGAAAAGGTAAATCAACCTTGCTCCGTATAATTGCCGGAACTGAACCCATAGAAGGCAACCGTACTTTAGGGTACAATGTCATCCAGGGATTTTTTGCCCAACACCAACTGGAATCGCTACACCTTGAAAACGAAATGCTGGATGAACTAAAACAGGCAGGGTCGGGCAAAACAGAGCAGCAACTTCGTAATGTGCTGGGCTGCTTTCTTTTTTCGGATGAAGATCAATTCAAAAAAATAAAGGTGTTATCCGGTGGGGAAAAATCACGGGTAGCACTTGCCAAAACATTGATATCCGAAGCTAACTTCCTTATGCTGGATGAACCTACCAACCACCTGGATTTCATTTCAGAAAATATCCTCATCCAGGCCCTTCAGCAATACCAGGGAACATTTGTAGTCGTATCGCACAACCGTCACTTTATAAGCCAGGTGGCCAATAAAATCTGGTACATTGAAGATTACCAAATAAAGCAATATCCCGGTACTTACGAAGAGTATGACTATTGGAAAAAAAGAAGAGAAGCGGAAAATAAAATCCAGCATGACGCCCCTAAGCCGGGCAAACCTGAAAAAAAACAAGAACAACCTGTTGCAAGCGCTAAACCATCTAACGGTCAGTCCTTAAAACCGCTTCAACGCGAGCTGGATAAAGTTGAGCAAAAGATTGAACAGCTTACGGCCGAAAAAAATAAGTTGGAAGAGCAAATGACACGACCAGAGGTCTTCAGCAATTATGAAAAACTTAACGATGTGCAGGTTGCCTTTGATAAAGTAGCAACAGCGCTTGATGAAGCCAACAGCCAATGGGAAAAAATTGCCCTTGAATTAGATGAGCGCTCTAAATCAGTTTAG
- a CDS encoding sorbosone dehydrogenase family protein, with amino-acid sequence MRIAKFVFPVALLAVALLQCNSGSKPAVVELPVGDDGSVEALTEYSKTLPLEKIKMPAGFKIDVFAEVENARSMVMSPSGVLYIGNRNGDKVYAVKDTDGDFKADKKWVIASGLNMPNGVAFKDGDLYVAEVSRILKYVGIESKLANPPAPSVVNDTYPDKTHHGWKYIAFGPDGKLYVPVGAPCNICESKEEIFATITRINADGSGREIFAQGVRNTVGFTWHPDTKEMWFTDNGRDMMGDDIPPCELNYAPKPGMHFGYPYCHGGTIKDPEFGSKRPCSDFTVPAQNLGPHTAPLGLKFYTGSMFPDQYKNQLFIAEHGSWNRSKKIGYRVTLVNVQGNTKSTSYSTFASGWLDDETQKAWGRPVDVLVLNDGSMLVSDDQANVVYRISYSK; translated from the coding sequence ATGCGGATAGCAAAATTTGTATTTCCTGTTGCTTTATTAGCCGTTGCCTTGTTGCAATGCAACAGTGGCTCAAAACCTGCTGTTGTGGAGCTTCCGGTGGGTGATGACGGAAGTGTGGAGGCGTTAACAGAATACTCCAAAACGTTGCCCCTGGAAAAAATAAAAATGCCGGCTGGTTTTAAGATTGATGTTTTTGCTGAAGTTGAGAATGCCCGTTCCATGGTTATGAGCCCTTCTGGTGTTCTATACATTGGTAACCGTAATGGCGATAAAGTTTATGCGGTTAAAGACACCGATGGTGATTTTAAGGCCGATAAAAAATGGGTGATTGCTTCTGGCTTGAACATGCCTAATGGTGTAGCTTTTAAAGATGGTGATTTATACGTGGCGGAAGTGAGTCGTATACTGAAGTATGTGGGTATAGAATCCAAACTGGCTAATCCGCCCGCACCTAGTGTTGTAAATGATACCTATCCGGATAAGACCCATCACGGCTGGAAGTACATTGCTTTTGGTCCTGATGGGAAACTCTATGTTCCGGTAGGGGCACCGTGCAACATCTGCGAATCAAAAGAAGAAATTTTTGCTACGATTACCCGAATTAATGCTGATGGCAGCGGCAGGGAAATTTTTGCACAGGGCGTTCGTAATACCGTGGGCTTTACCTGGCATCCCGACACAAAAGAAATGTGGTTTACCGATAATGGCCGCGACATGATGGGTGATGATATACCACCCTGCGAATTGAACTATGCACCAAAGCCCGGTATGCACTTCGGGTATCCTTACTGCCATGGCGGTACGATTAAAGACCCTGAATTTGGCAGCAAAAGACCCTGCAGCGACTTCACTGTGCCTGCGCAAAACCTGGGGCCACACACTGCCCCGTTAGGCTTGAAATTTTATACTGGCTCTATGTTCCCGGATCAATATAAAAACCAACTCTTTATTGCTGAACACGGTTCGTGGAACCGCTCAAAAAAAATCGGCTATCGTGTTACACTGGTGAATGTGCAAGGAAACACCAAATCCACCAGCTACAGTACTTTCGCCAGTGGCTGGCTGGATGATGAAACCCAAAAGGCCTGGGGCAGGCCGGTTGATGTGCTGGTTTTAAATGACGGTTCTATGTTGGTATCGGACGACCAGGCCAATGTAGTGTACCGAATTTCTTATTCGAAGTAG
- the lgt gene encoding prolipoprotein diacylglyceryl transferase, whose protein sequence is MHPVLIESGNFTIYSYGFMIAVGVVFAVSYLTIRGRKEVNLTFDQANNLFLFIFLAAVVGGKVFLLFENPSLYLSDPKKLFTGSGFVFYGSFLFAVPTMFWYFKRNKLPVYQMLDIMAVVTCLVHMFGRVGCFMAGCCYGKPTTGTFGVTFTDPACQANPLNTPLFPTQLMEAGFILLVMIGLLLLRSRKQFHGQLFLVYLMLYALGRFGLEYFRGDQARGFVIDDYVSNSQFIALCILVVVGIVYQKWSKRNKVVVIRKKKG, encoded by the coding sequence ATGCATCCGGTATTAATTGAATCAGGAAACTTCACGATCTATTCCTACGGCTTCATGATTGCCGTTGGTGTTGTCTTTGCTGTTTCCTATCTGACCATTCGAGGAAGGAAGGAGGTAAACCTAACGTTTGACCAGGCCAATAATTTATTCTTGTTTATCTTTTTGGCAGCTGTTGTGGGTGGAAAGGTTTTCCTGCTGTTTGAGAACCCTTCTTTATACCTGTCTGATCCAAAAAAATTATTTACCGGAAGTGGCTTTGTTTTTTATGGTTCGTTCCTGTTTGCTGTACCTACAATGTTCTGGTACTTTAAGCGCAACAAATTACCGGTATACCAAATGCTCGACATTATGGCGGTGGTAACCTGCCTGGTGCATATGTTTGGACGGGTAGGGTGCTTTATGGCCGGTTGTTGTTATGGTAAACCTACAACCGGCACGTTTGGTGTCACCTTTACCGATCCTGCTTGCCAGGCCAACCCGTTGAATACCCCCTTGTTTCCTACCCAGCTCATGGAAGCTGGTTTTATTCTTCTGGTAATGATCGGACTACTGCTTCTCCGATCGAGAAAGCAGTTTCACGGACAATTATTTTTGGTATACCTGATGCTCTATGCCCTTGGAAGATTTGGTTTGGAGTATTTCCGTGGTGATCAGGCCAGGGGGTTTGTGATTGATGATTATGTTTCAAACTCACAGTTTATTGCGTTGTGCATACTGGTAGTTGTAGGAATTGTGTACCAAAAGTGGTCTAAAAGAAATAAGGTGGTGGTGATAAGAAAAAAAAAGGGCTAA
- a CDS encoding DUF2911 domain-containing protein, producing MVQTTYSILIILFITFTAQVTEAQQAIKPRSSPTAIISARYKDTYIKITYCQPHKRGREVFGKLVPYNEVWRTGANEATEITTTRDIYFGGNLVPAGTYSIFSIPGPDEWTIILNKENGLWGSYNYNSKLDLLRFKVPVTDTGNTTYEAFSMVLDQRNNVADLLLLWDKTKIIIPIQFIESKP from the coding sequence ATGGTTCAAACAACGTATAGCATTTTAATTATTCTTTTCATCACGTTTACGGCTCAGGTAACTGAAGCACAGCAAGCTATTAAACCGCGCTCAAGTCCAACCGCAATAATTTCAGCCAGGTATAAGGATACCTACATTAAAATTACCTATTGTCAACCGCACAAGCGTGGCCGCGAAGTATTTGGAAAACTGGTGCCCTACAATGAAGTTTGGCGAACCGGTGCCAATGAAGCTACCGAAATAACAACAACGCGTGATATCTATTTCGGGGGAAACCTGGTGCCCGCAGGAACCTATTCTATTTTTTCAATACCCGGACCGGATGAATGGACCATTATCCTGAACAAAGAAAACGGCTTGTGGGGCTCCTATAATTATAATAGCAAACTCGATTTGCTGCGCTTTAAAGTACCGGTTACGGATACAGGCAATACAACGTATGAAGCTTTTAGCATGGTGCTTGATCAGCGAAACAATGTGGCCGACCTTTTGCTTCTATGGGATAAAACCAAGATTATTATTCCAATCCAGTTTATTGAATCCAAACCATGA
- a CDS encoding dCMP deaminase family protein, with translation MNRPAFDDIFMELAVNLAKRSHCIKRHVGAVLTKDTRIISIGYNGPPSGTHNCDEEWPEEGCPRDSKGGCSLAIHAEQNAILYAVKNKTAVEGSTLYVTLSPCLACARIIYSMGITRVIYLNSYAEHKGLESDEGVDFLHRFGVVAEKYHGQLTNVTHMI, from the coding sequence ATGAACCGACCTGCTTTTGACGATATTTTTATGGAGCTGGCAGTAAACCTTGCCAAGCGGTCGCATTGCATTAAACGTCATGTAGGTGCTGTGCTGACTAAAGATACACGCATAATTTCAATCGGGTATAACGGGCCGCCTTCGGGTACGCACAATTGCGATGAGGAGTGGCCCGAAGAAGGTTGCCCACGTGATTCAAAGGGGGGCTGTTCATTGGCCATTCATGCTGAGCAAAATGCCATTTTATATGCGGTTAAGAATAAAACTGCTGTTGAGGGCTCAACCCTATACGTAACCTTATCGCCTTGCCTGGCGTGTGCGCGCATTATTTACTCTATGGGCATTACACGGGTTATTTACCTGAACTCCTATGCCGAACATAAAGGCCTGGAATCGGATGAAGGGGTTGATTTCCTTCACCGGTTTGGTGTGGTAGCCGAAAAGTACCACGGCCAACTCACCAACGTAACACACATGATTTGA
- the murB gene encoding UDP-N-acetylmuramate dehydrogenase has product MLAIRNNIDLKPYNTFGIHAVALHFVTINTLAELHELIHTDLFKNEKHLIIGGGSNLLLTQDFKGIIIHNNLKGIAVQKETDETITLEVSSGEPWHPFVAHCVQHDWGGIENLSLIPGTVGAAPMQNIGAYGVELCEVVDTVSGIDLKTGDLKTFSNRECMFGYRESVFKKELREKFFISSVTLTLSKKNHRLNIEYGAIKQTLDSMHITTPTIQSISEAVIAIRRKKLPDPSAIGNAGSFFKNPVITDSHYQSLKKTYSELPGYSTENQLVKVPAAWLIEHCGWKGKRFGDAGVHAHQPLVLVNYNHATGEEIFLLATRVRTSVREKFDIDLVPEVNII; this is encoded by the coding sequence ATGCTTGCAATCCGCAACAATATTGATCTTAAGCCCTATAATACTTTTGGTATCCACGCGGTGGCGCTTCATTTTGTTACTATAAATACGCTCGCTGAACTTCACGAACTCATCCATACCGATTTATTCAAGAATGAAAAGCATTTGATTATTGGCGGAGGAAGTAACCTGCTGCTAACGCAAGATTTCAAAGGCATAATTATACACAACAACCTTAAAGGGATAGCGGTACAAAAAGAGACGGATGAAACAATAACCCTTGAGGTATCATCCGGTGAACCGTGGCACCCATTTGTAGCGCATTGTGTACAGCACGATTGGGGTGGCATTGAAAATCTATCGCTCATACCCGGTACCGTGGGTGCTGCCCCCATGCAAAACATTGGTGCCTACGGTGTAGAACTCTGTGAAGTAGTCGATACTGTTAGTGGAATTGATCTGAAAACCGGTGACCTGAAAACATTTTCGAACCGCGAATGTATGTTCGGCTACCGCGAAAGTGTCTTCAAAAAAGAGTTACGGGAAAAATTTTTTATTTCAAGTGTTACTTTAACCTTAAGTAAAAAAAATCATCGGTTAAACATTGAATATGGGGCAATCAAGCAGACCCTTGATAGCATGCACATCACTACGCCAACAATTCAGTCCATCAGCGAAGCAGTGATTGCAATTCGTAGAAAAAAACTTCCCGATCCATCTGCAATTGGTAATGCAGGAAGTTTTTTCAAGAATCCCGTTATTACCGATTCACACTATCAATCATTAAAAAAAACGTATTCAGAACTACCTGGTTATTCAACTGAAAATCAATTAGTTAAAGTGCCTGCGGCCTGGCTCATTGAACACTGCGGATGGAAAGGAAAACGATTTGGTGATGCCGGTGTGCATGCCCATCAACCACTCGTTTTAGTAAACTATAATCACGCTACAGGTGAAGAAATTTTTTTGCTGGCTACGCGTGTCCGTACTTCCGTTCGCGAAAAATTTGACATTGATTTGGTGCCGGAAGTGAACATCATTTGA